From one Methanorbis furvi genomic stretch:
- a CDS encoding HNH endonuclease signature motif containing protein — MTTALSLISPPSTRYSPPPLIHAGDYAAWYKHATGEWIYDFASGQITNRRTGRLVPFRVKPNGYLEADVIVKGVRIHVKKHRAIWVAAHGILAIPVDYALEVDHINHNRFDCRLENLRLVRPEENRKNRVRFFDDPAVREIRRRHREESASFTELAREFGVCHTTISRIVKRLTYKEVSDD, encoded by the coding sequence ATGACCACCGCCCTCTCCCTCATCTCCCCTCCCTCAACACGCTACTCCCCGCCGCCCCTCATCCACGCAGGCGACTACGCAGCATGGTACAAACACGCAACCGGCGAATGGATCTACGACTTCGCCAGCGGCCAGATCACCAACCGCCGCACCGGACGCCTCGTCCCCTTCCGCGTAAAACCGAACGGCTACCTCGAAGCAGACGTCATCGTCAAAGGCGTCCGCATCCATGTCAAAAAGCATCGTGCAATCTGGGTTGCGGCGCACGGCATCCTCGCAATCCCGGTCGATTACGCACTTGAAGTTGACCACATCAACCACAACCGCTTTGACTGCCGGCTTGAAAACCTCAGACTCGTCCGACCCGAAGAAAACCGAAAGAATCGTGTTCGCTTCTTCGACGATCCCGCAGTTCGCGAAATCCGCAGGCGTCACCGCGAAGAGTCTGCCTCCTTCACCGAACTTGCCCGCGAGTTTGGCGTCTGCCACACCACCATCAGCCGCATCGTCAAACGCCTGACCTACAAGGAGGTCTCTGATGACTGA